The following coding sequences are from one Gossypium raimondii isolate GPD5lz chromosome 4, ASM2569854v1, whole genome shotgun sequence window:
- the LOC128040443 gene encoding uncharacterized protein LOC128040443 yields MEGFSLIATPLTKLLRKGVPFDSINAEQESFEMLKTVLTEAPVLVQPKLGKEFTVYSDASYVDLECVLMQKDFITAFHPYTYGQSEWVIQILADMLRSCAIDFRGSWEEYLPLAEFAYDNSFQSRI; encoded by the exons ATGGAAGGATTTTCACTGATCGCAACCCCATTGACTAAGTTGTTACGTAAAGGTGTACCGTTTGACTCGATTAATGCAgagcaagagagctttgagatgCTTAAGACTGTACTGACTGAGGCTCCTGTTTTGGTACAGCCTAAACTTGGAAAGGAGTTCacggtttatagtgatgcatcatatGTCGATTTggaatgtgtgttgatgcagaagg ACTTCATTACTGCTTTCCATCCTTATACATATGGTCAGTCGGAgtgggtgattcagatactggcgGACATGTTGAGGAGCTGTGCTATTGATTTccgaggtagttgggaggagtaCTTGCCGTTAGCGGAGTTTGCTTACGATAATAGCTTCCAGTCTAGGATctag